From Solibaculum mannosilyticum:
GGCCACAGAATTAACCACTACGCCGGCCGGATATCCCATACGCTGGAGGGTATCGGAATCATAGGACGAGTCGATGGTGACACCTAAATAAGGGGTGGGAGAATTTTCGTTGTTGATGATCCGATCGCAGATCTCCACCACCTCGTTGACTGGAATGGAGAAGCCCATCCCTTCAAAGGATTCTCCGGCCATCTTGGAATTGTTGATGCCGATGAGTTTGCCGTTGATATCCACCAGAGCACCGCCGGAGTTGCCGGGATTGATGGCGGCGTCGGTCTGAATGAGATTCATCTCTACGCCGTTTTCAGTCTGGATTTTACGGTTCAAGCCGCTGATGATGCCAGAGCTTACGCTGCCCATAAAGTCAAGGCCGCCGGGGCTACCAATGGCGATGGCATTTTGTCCTACCGACAGACTGTCGGAATCTCCAATTTCAATGGCAGGCAGATCGGTTTTATCAACCTTGAGTACGGCTAAGTCAGCACTGACGTCATAGCCTACCAATTGGGCGTCCAAAGCGTTTTCGCTGTCGCTGGCCAGATAAACTTGGATGGACGTGGTCTTGTTCCCGCCCTGTATGCCGCCGAACATCCCGCCGAAGGGATCGCTTTGGCTGCTGGAGGAACTGCCTTCTACTGCTGCGGAAATAACGTGATAATTGGTGATGATATAGCCATCGGAGCTGTAGATCACGCCAGATCCCTCACTGGAGGAATCCGTGGAACCATTGGCACTGTAGAAGCCTCCGCCCTGTCCATAAGAGGTTGTGACGCGGATACCCACCACGGAAGGGGATACCTTCTGTGCCACTGCTGTGATAGCTGTCTGGGTTTCTTGAGCTGTCATATTAACCGGGGTCGCGGTCGAACTGGAGCTACTGCTGGAGGACGACGTTCCATTGTCGGTCAAACCATTGTGCATGATAGCCGCTGTGGATGCGGTAGAAATAGCGCCGCACAGGAGAGCCGATGCACAGGCGACTGCTACCAGGGATCCCCAAGTAAATTTCCGTTTTTCACCCGCTGTTTTTTGCTTCTTCTGACGAGGCTTTTTGCCATTCGGCATTTGACTGCCTTCATATCCATCCATGGGAATGTAAGGTGCTTGATAATTGTATTCCACGTTGGGACTGGACTGATCCACCGGGGTGCCGGGATTGTTCCAACCGGATTGATTCATGCCAGCATCTCCTTCGTTGTAATACTGGGATGCGGATTGGGAATAAGTGCCATCGTGCTGGGGATAGGTTTGGCTGGTCTGGGATGTGGTGTGCGGATCCTGTTTTGGCGCCGCATAGTGATAATAACCATTTTCATCAAAGATACTTTGACCTTGCTGGGCGGAAGTCTGAGATTGCTGGTGTTGGACTGCTTCCTGATAGGGTTCGGTTTGGGGGTTGTTGCTGCCGCCGGGATAGGAGTCTGTGCGATACGTCTCTGCAGCGGTCTGCTGATCCTGGACGGGAGGGACGCTCTCCTGATGGGCTTCCGCTGAATGCTGATCCTGCATAGCGAATTGGTTTTGATCCTCAGGGATGTTGTTTTCCGGATAGATGGAATTATTGTCGTTGTTATACATATATTTCACAGCTCCTTTGTTGATGCTTAACTTTGTTTCTGTGAGTCTTATCATAAAGGTCAGGTGTGTCTATTTTTTGTTTCTCGAGTGAAGTTTTATTGAATGCTTTATGAATATTTTTTTGCGGTATAAAATTCCAGTATTTAGGATAGTTTCAGACTCTGTCGGCATACTAATGAGGAATAAGATCCGTTTCTTCCAAACATAATCCCTCACTTTTGAAAGGAGATCTTCCTCTTATGGTCAATGCCAACGTCTTAACGGTGACAAACAAGAACTTTGATCAAATTATTTCATCCGGAGTGGTGGTTGTGGATTTTTGGGCCAATTGGTGTGGTCCATGCCGTATGCTCAGTCCTATCATCGACCAGCTGGCGGAACAGTTCGCCGGCCGCATCACAGTGGGCAAGGTGGATGTGGACAGAGAAAGTGAATTGGCCTCCCGATTTCGTATTATGAGCGTCCCCAGCCTTCTCTTCTTCCAGGATGGCAAATTGGTGGAAACCTCTGTCGGCGTCAAAAACCTGGAGGAACTGTCCTCCATTGTTAGTCCCTTACTCTCCTGACGATCAAGTTTTCTCCATCCCGGGAGCGGACCGAGGCGCGCAGCTTTCTTGCGCACATCAGTCCGCTCTTTTTGTCGAGGAATCCTTTCTTTTTCTAAAACCTCTATGACAAAATTGTAAGACAAAATACCTTTGCCTAACTGGCGAAATGTGTTAAAATGGAAGGCGTCGATTGTTGAGAACGTACAAGTAGGCTCTGTGGGATGATGCGCATCCATCGTGCCCTTCTGCCAAAACTGTGGAGGCGTTTCTATGAGAAAGAAAAAGAAACAAATTGAGCCAAAGGCTTCGGATCAAACTGAACAATTCGATCCGATCCTTCCTAAGGCCCAGGTGAGTCCCGGCCGTGGACTTTCCTCCGAACAAGCCGCTCAGCGTATGGAATACGGGTACGGAAATAAACCGGTGGAACCGCCTTCTAAAACCGAGCGGCAGATTGTTTTTAGCAATGTCTTTACCTTCTTCAACTTGATCTTTGTAGTGCTGGCCGCCTGTTTGGTCATCGTCGGTTCCTTTAAGGATATGTTGTTCCTGCTGATTGCCATCGCCAATACCCTGATCGGCATCATTCAGCAGATCCGTTCCAAGCGCACCATCGATAAACTGACTCTGCTCGCTTCCCCCCATGCCAATGTCGTGCGGGATGGAAATGTATTTACCATCGCCACCGATCAACTGGTACGGGATGATGTGGTCATCTTCGCAGCCGGCAATCAGATTTGTGCCGACGCTGTGGTCATGACAGGTGAAGTGCAGGTCAACGAAGCCCTCATTACCGGCGAATCGGACGCCATTCTGAAGAAGCCGGGAGATGCTCTATTGTCAGGCAGCTTTGTGGTATCGGGCAAGTGTCACGCTCAGCTGGAACGAGTGGGCGCTGAGTCCTACGCCGCCAAACTGACTTTGGAGGCCAAAAGCAATATCAAAACCCGTCAGTCTAAGATGATGGCTTCTTTGGATAAGCTCATCCGGGTGATCGGTATCACCCTGATCCCTTTGGGTCTTATCATGTTTTGTAAACAGTTCTTTTTCCTCCATTTGGGACTGGAGCATTCTATGGTATCCACTGTGGCGGCGCTTATCGGTATGATCCCAGAGGGACTCTATCTCTTGACAAGCGTGGCTTTGGCTGTCAGTGTCATTCGCTTGGCTTATAACAAGACTTTGGTCCACGAAATGAGCTGCATTGAGACATTGGCGCGGGTGGACGTCCTATGCGTAGACAAAACAGGTACCATCACGGAGCCGGAAATGAAGGTCAATGACTTGATTCTCCTGGATCCAAAAGCTTATTCGAAAGAGCAAGTCACTCAGGTTCTCGATGCCTTCTATACACATATGGATTTGGACAATGATACGGCCAAAGCGATGAAAGCTTATTTCTCCGCTCCCTCTAATTGGCAGGCTACTAAAACCGTTCCCTTTACTTCAGCCACCAAATGGAGCGCCGTGGTCTTTCCCCAACAGGGTACTTTTGTAGTAGGGGCTCCGGAATTCATCTTAAAGGATCAGTATGAATCCATCCGGGAACAGGTGGAACCCCATTCTGCACAAGGAGACCGCGTACTGCTGCTGGCAGCTTACCAGGGTGAACTGGCCGACGGCAAGTTAAATGGTCCGATTACTCCCATTGCATTGGTGCTCATCTCCAATAAGATAAGAGAAGAAGCCCCTGAAACCTTCCGGTTTTTCGCCGAACAAGACGTCCAGATTAAGGTCATCTCCGGCGACAATCCCTTGACAGTATCCCAGGTGGCCCAAAAAGCCGGTATCGCCGGCGCCGATCGGTACATCGACGCCACTCTCCTCAAAACCCAGGAGGACATTGAGACGGCAGTTGAACAATATACGGTATTTGGCCGTGTCACCCCTGACCAGAAACGCAAGTTTGTGGAGGCCCTTAAAACTGCCGGACATACCGTGGCTATGACTGGCGATGGCGTCAACGACGTCCTCGCCCTCAAAGATGCCGATTGCGGTATCGCCATGGCTTCAGGCAGTGATGCCGCTTGTCAGGCTGCACAGCTGGTGCTCCTTGACTCCAATTTCTCCTCCATGCCTAAAATCGTTATGGAGGGACGCCGCGTCATCAATAACATCGAACGGGCTGCCTCCCTTTTCTTGGTCAAAAATATCTTTTCTTTCCTGTTATCGGTCATCTCTATTTTTGCAAGTTTTCCTTATCCAGTGGTCCCGTTGCAGCTTTCCCTTATCAGTGCGTTGACCATCGGAGTCCCCGCCTTCTTCCTGGCTCTCGAGCCAAACAAGAGTTTGGTACAAGGTTCCTTTATGGGCAATGTCTTGCGGAAAGCATGTCCTGGTGGATTGACAAACCTATTTATCATCTTGGGGGTGGAGCTCTTCGCCTTTGCTTACGGTTATTCTACGGAGACACTCTCCACCATTGCTTGCATCTGCATTAGTTTTGTGGGACTTTTGGTACTATTTCAAGTATGCAAACCTTTCGACTGGAAACGCACTCTTATCTGGGTGGCTATGACGGCTGGCATGGTGGTCTGTATCACTGTATTTGGAGGATTCTTCTCCCTCATCCCCCTCACCTTCCAGGAATTTTTGGTATTGATTGTATTTTTGTTGCTGTCCTATCCTACCATGCGCGCTGTTCTCTGGGGCTTTGAAAAGGTAGAATTTGCCGTCCACTGGAGCATTAAAAAATGGAAGTCCCTGCGCTCCCGCTCTTTTGCTTGATTCCTATATTATCCTTATCGTTTTGACTGAGCAAGCAAAACAATAAATTGAAATTTCGAATAAGGAGCGCGTGATAAGGGCGGCCAAGGTAAGGCTAAATAGCAAAGAGATAAAATGTATCTATACAGATTTAAAAAATGCAAGGTACAAATGACAACTGTACCTTGCATTTTTTGTCGTCTAAATAGCAGTTCTGCTGAGACAAACCTACTGACAAAATAAAGGAAAAGCGGTATAATGAAAAAGTATCAATTTGATCATCTAGGAGGAGTTTTAAATGCCTAAGGCCGCTAAAATTGTGTCTTTGTCCTTGATTGTCATCTGCCTGCTTTGTGGGGTATGGATGATCTATCTGGGCATCGGCGAAAGTATGGACACCAGTGAAAAGACCCAAAATTATCAAACTACCCAAGGATATCTTTTGGACTATAACCTCTACTCCGGACCAGAATATGACGCCGTCCGGAAGAGACAAACCAGCGCCACCTATCAGCTGACGTACAATTATAACGTCGACGGCCAGGAATATAAAGTTACCACCGAGTCTGGTACCAGTTTCGTCCCGGAAATCGGCACTGCCATCGAAATCAAGTACAATCCCGACAATCCCCAGGAAGCCTACATCCCCAGTCAAAGCCGTAATGTCGGCCTTCTATTCGGCGGCGCATTTTTCATTGTCATCCCCCTGATTATGCTCCTTATCTTTACCGGTGTCCTCCAAAAACTTCCCTCTAAGCTGGTGGGCATCATCATGGGGCTCGTACTTATCTTGCTTAGCTGGTTTGTTCTCTACATGATTACCGGTAGCTTCTCCCCTGTCGGGATCGCCCAATACTATGTTTCCTCTTTCTCCTTCCCACTCATTATCCCCATCCTTTTGATTGCAGCTGGTCTACTCTTGATCGTCAGAAACCTATTGCCCTCCCGTAAAAACGTTAAGGAATCCATCTGATTCTCCTCTATACAAAAAAGGATCCCCCATCCCGTGTGGAATGGGGGGATCCTTTTTTCTGTTATGGGGTGAATGAATTATTCGTACAACGCCACTTCATAGATGGAATATCCCCATCCTGTGCCGCGTTTTTCCATGATAATCTTGACATATCGGGCTTCCACCGTATCGAAGTTGAAGCGGTTGAGACCACCTTTGCCGTCGGTCATTTCAGCCAAGGGCGTATAGGTCTCCCCGTCCTGGGATACTTCAATCCGATACTGGGATCCGTATGCCGCTTCCCATGAGATGTCCATACTGGAGAAGCTCTTGACCTCCTTGAGATCGATGAGCATCCATTGATCGTCCTTATCCTGGACGGTAGCCCATCGAGTGGACATATCCCCGTCCACCACCTTGTCGGGAGTGACGAAGTCGCCGGTGTTGGAGTTCTCGTCGAAGTCGCTGGCGGTGACGTTACTATAAAGCGCCAGGTTGGGTTTGGCCGACGCTTGATCCTCGTACACAGCCACCTCGTACAACGAGAAGCCCCAATCGGTCCCCCTCTTGATGAGGTTGACTCGGACAAATTTGACGCTTATGGGGTCAAATTCAAACTTGTCGGTTCCGCCTTGGCCGTCGGTGACGCTGTGGATAGTGGTCCAATTCTTCCCGTCGGACGACACTTGCACGTTGTACTCCTTGCCGTAGGCCGCTTCCCACACCATCTCGATGGAGGATATGGTGGTCTCTTTGACAAGTTCTACCTGGATCCACTGGTCGTCGGCGTAGTCGGAGGACCAACGGCTCTGAGTACTGCCGTCAAAGGCTTGTTCGGGGCCGTCGCCGGAAGAGGCTGTCGCCTTACCGCCGATGGCCATATTGCGTACAGGCAGCTTAGCCAGTTCGATCTCTTTGTACCCGATCTCTTTGGTCGCCTTCAAGGGAGCTGCGCTGTCGCCGTCCAGCAGATAGGCCTTGACCGTCACCTTAGACAGGTCTTCCGTTTCCGGTACCGTCACCGAATCGGCGGCGATGGTCTGCTTCTCCCCGGCCTTCAGGTTCAGCTCATAAGGGGTTGCCGTCACGTCCACCAATTTGCCGTCGTTATACACAGCCACGGCCATGGTCACATTTGCATCCACGTCCTGGACGGCCGATACCTCCGCCGATGCCACATAGCTTCCCGCGGACACGTTGCCTACTGCGACGCCGTCCTTCTCAAAGCTGACGACATCTACGATGTAATCCTGAGTTTCCTCGCCCAATACGTCGTGGTTGACGTTAAAGCCTTCCACTTCAATCTGGGCTTGTCCGCCCTCCAAGGCGCTCTCCTTAAAGTCGATGGTGACTTCCTTTACCTCGCCGGGCATCATGGTAAAATAGTTGTCGCTATAGAAGCTGGGCAGGACGCGTTCACCGGTCTCACTGTTCATGACCTTCAACCGCAGCATGACGGCCGGTGTATCGCTGGTGTTCTCCAGACGCACGGTGTACACTTGAGAGCCGTCTTGATCGGCTTCTCTGGTCACCCCGGCCGAGACGTCTACCTGGGGCAGCTCCTGTAGAGAAGTGTAGTCCTGATATTCTTCGGTATTGGTCCAGTAGAAGTCCTCAGCCACCACTTCCCCTTGGGCGTTCTCCACGTAGGTCTTGATGAACTTCAGATCACTGGTGTCGCTAGGATAAGTCAGCTCCATCAGGTTCTCTTTGGAATCGAACGGCATATCCTTGACGAAACTGTTGGCGTACAACTGGTTGCCGTAAAGGTCGTACACCTCTACCACGGCTTTAAGGGTCTCATCATTTGCCGTCTGATTGTAAAGCACCATCTGATTGTTGGTGGGATTCCAGATGAAATTGATGGGTTGGTTGCCGGTCTTGATGCCGTAGTAGCCGCCATTGACATCGTAGTAATAATCGTACATCTGCCAGATGAGGGTCGGCCATGCCGCCTGACT
This genomic window contains:
- a CDS encoding DUF3592 domain-containing protein encodes the protein MPKAAKIVSLSLIVICLLCGVWMIYLGIGESMDTSEKTQNYQTTQGYLLDYNLYSGPEYDAVRKRQTSATYQLTYNYNVDGQEYKVTTESGTSFVPEIGTAIEIKYNPDNPQEAYIPSQSRNVGLLFGGAFFIVIPLIMLLIFTGVLQKLPSKLVGIIMGLVLILLSWFVLYMITGSFSPVGIAQYYVSSFSFPLIIPILLIAAGLLLIVRNLLPSRKNVKESI
- a CDS encoding S1C family serine protease, with the protein product MYNNDNNSIYPENNIPEDQNQFAMQDQHSAEAHQESVPPVQDQQTAAETYRTDSYPGGSNNPQTEPYQEAVQHQQSQTSAQQGQSIFDENGYYHYAAPKQDPHTTSQTSQTYPQHDGTYSQSASQYYNEGDAGMNQSGWNNPGTPVDQSSPNVEYNYQAPYIPMDGYEGSQMPNGKKPRQKKQKTAGEKRKFTWGSLVAVACASALLCGAISTASTAAIMHNGLTDNGTSSSSSSSSSTATPVNMTAQETQTAITAVAQKVSPSVVGIRVTTSYGQGGGFYSANGSTDSSSEGSGVIYSSDGYIITNYHVISAAVEGSSSSSQSDPFGGMFGGIQGGNKTTSIQVYLASDSENALDAQLVGYDVSADLAVLKVDKTDLPAIEIGDSDSLSVGQNAIAIGSPGGLDFMGSVSSGIISGLNRKIQTENGVEMNLIQTDAAINPGNSGGALVDINGKLIGINNSKMAGESFEGMGFSIPVNEVVEICDRIINNENSPTPYLGVTIDSSYDSDTLQRMGYPAGVVVNSVADNSPAAAAGIERGDIITAINGEEITSFAQLSSEKSKYSVGDTISVTIYRSGQSTDVQLTLGQSSEG
- a CDS encoding cation-translocating P-type ATPase, translating into MRKKKKQIEPKASDQTEQFDPILPKAQVSPGRGLSSEQAAQRMEYGYGNKPVEPPSKTERQIVFSNVFTFFNLIFVVLAACLVIVGSFKDMLFLLIAIANTLIGIIQQIRSKRTIDKLTLLASPHANVVRDGNVFTIATDQLVRDDVVIFAAGNQICADAVVMTGEVQVNEALITGESDAILKKPGDALLSGSFVVSGKCHAQLERVGAESYAAKLTLEAKSNIKTRQSKMMASLDKLIRVIGITLIPLGLIMFCKQFFFLHLGLEHSMVSTVAALIGMIPEGLYLLTSVALAVSVIRLAYNKTLVHEMSCIETLARVDVLCVDKTGTITEPEMKVNDLILLDPKAYSKEQVTQVLDAFYTHMDLDNDTAKAMKAYFSAPSNWQATKTVPFTSATKWSAVVFPQQGTFVVGAPEFILKDQYESIREQVEPHSAQGDRVLLLAAYQGELADGKLNGPITPIALVLISNKIREEAPETFRFFAEQDVQIKVISGDNPLTVSQVAQKAGIAGADRYIDATLLKTQEDIETAVEQYTVFGRVTPDQKRKFVEALKTAGHTVAMTGDGVNDVLALKDADCGIAMASGSDAACQAAQLVLLDSNFSSMPKIVMEGRRVINNIERAASLFLVKNIFSFLLSVISIFASFPYPVVPLQLSLISALTIGVPAFFLALEPNKSLVQGSFMGNVLRKACPGGLTNLFIILGVELFAFAYGYSTETLSTIACICISFVGLLVLFQVCKPFDWKRTLIWVAMTAGMVVCITVFGGFFSLIPLTFQEFLVLIVFLLLSYPTMRAVLWGFEKVEFAVHWSIKKWKSLRSRSFA
- the trxA gene encoding thioredoxin — translated: MVNANVLTVTNKNFDQIISSGVVVVDFWANWCGPCRMLSPIIDQLAEQFAGRITVGKVDVDRESELASRFRIMSVPSLLFFQDGKLVETSVGVKNLEELSSIVSPLLS